The genome window AGACTCCAAGCTCAAACAATAACAACATAGGTACAGCTAATAAGGTTTGAGAAATCACATCAGGTGGTGTCAATAACATACCGATGACAAATGCACCGACAACAATATAAGGTCTTTTTTTGCGTAAACTATAGGGATCGGTAAAGCCAGTCCAGCACATTAAGATAATAACAATAGGGATTTCAAAGGCGATACCAAAGGCAAAAAATAATTTTAAAACGAAATCAAGATAACTGCTAATATCAGTGGCAATGTTAACGCCCTCTGGTGCGACAGAAGTAAAAAAGGCAAACACTATCGGAAACACCACGTAATAAGAAAAAGCGATCCCACCGTAAAACAAAAAACTACTGCCAAACATTAATGGCGCAATTAACTTTTTCTCGTTTTTATACAAACCAGGGGCAATAAAGGACCACACTTGATACAAGATATAAGGCATGCTGATAAACAGTGCCAACACTATGGTTAGCTTAAAAGGGGCAAAAAACGATGAAGCAACATCGGTTGCAATCATCTGTCCACCTTCAGGCATAGTCGCTAACAATGGTTGAGAAACATACTCGTAAATATCGTTAGCAAAATAGATCATCGAGCAGAACACGACCAATACCGCTAATACCGCGTGCAATAACCGCGAACGTAATTCGAGCAAATGATCAAATAACGTATATTGTTTGCTTGATGAACTCATTAATTATCGCTTTCTTTTTTCTTTGCTGAAGTGATGTCTTCAGGCTGAGATGGCTCTTTTTTATAAGGCTGCTGCACAGACTCAGCCGCCTCTTGCAAAGTTTTTAATGATTGGGCAACTTCTGGCGATAAATTTTCCAGATTAGACTGCTCAGCTTTTTTTAAATTGGCATGGAGCTCTTGAATTCTTAACTCTTCCGTTAATTCAGTTTTTACACTATTACTAAAATTTTTAACACCACTAATCCAGGCTCGTACAGTACGAATAGCAACAGGTAAACGCTCCGGCCCGAGTACCACTAAGCCAATCACTGATATTAATAACAGCTCCCAAAAACCAATATCAAACATCGGCTAAACTTTGTCTTTTTCTTTAGCGTCAGCGTTAACGTTTTCCGCTGAATTATCCGTTAAAGCATCTTTTTCCTTGTCCGCTTTATCTTCATCACTAACCGCTTTTTTAAAGCCTTTAACTGCCGAGCCTAAATCTGAACCCAGGTTACGTAATTTTTTTGTGCCAAACAAAAGTATGACGATCACGGCAATAATCACTAATTGCCAAATACTTATACCACCCATGAAAAAAACTCCTATAATTCAATTGAATCCATTATAAAGTTTATTTAAAAAAAAGCACCAATTAGCCACGCAAAAGATGAGGTAAAACAAACTTTGCTAGATAAGCCCAACAATAGAGTTATCGCTGCCGTTATTGTTGCATTGCTGGCATTTATCGTTCAGTTACCGCTAAGCGCCTGCCCAGCGGATAATAATCAGCCAAAAACTAAGCAACAAAGCGATAAAGTCACAAACAAACCAACGACTCATTCATTACAAAATCCCTGTCACTCCCCCCATACAGAGGTTGACGATTACCATTGGATGGAACAACTTCATCAAACGGTCTCCGATTCGGTTTTTCAATCCGCAATGTGGTTTGATAACTTTTTCCTCGATGAAAATTCAGAACAAGAAAGTCCAAAGGTGACAGCAAAAATACGTTTTGGTTGGGAGCCAAAAGCCAGAGACTGGAGTGAATTTGATACCCGTTTTCGGGTAAAAGTGAAACTACCCCATTTTAAAGATAGGGTCGATATCATTTTATCGGATGACGACGATATCAACCAGAGTCAACTGCCATTAGAAACGGTGAATTCACGCCCCGATGATGAAGATGAACACTTTGCTGCCGCGGTCAGATATACTCATAATCGCAGTGACACCAAATTACTTGAGTCTCGCATCGGTATTTCAGGTGGTGATATCTTTGTCAAAACCAAACATAAAAGACGCTTTAATTGGCACGATATTAATAGTATAAAAATTGAACCTTCAGTTTATTATTTTTTAGATGACGGCTTAGGCGCTAAACTGTTGCTTGAGTATGATTACCAGGCGACACAACGAACACAATACCGTATTAACTACAGCGTCCGGGTATCAGAGTCATTTAGTGGTCTACGCTGGAAACACGGTTTCTATAAACTCACTCAGCTACAGCAAAACGCGGCAACTATTACTGCCTTTCAGGTAGAAGGAGAGCGTAATGGCAAACGAGGCTTTATTATCGATAAATACACCCTAAGTTATCGCTACCGATTCAACGCGTTAAAAAGCTGGTTATTTTTTGAAGTAGAACCTTTTTTAGAATGGCCGGAAAAACAACATTACAGCACCACGCCAGGAATAGCGTTAAGAGTAGAAGGCTTTTTTTCCAAAGGCTAACATTATTAGCTAAGCTGAAACCTTAGGAAGATCATCAATTAACTCACTTTCATCAACAATACGACCAGGACGGTTAATATGATACCCTTGACCAAATTCACACCCAGCTTGTTGTAATCGGTCCAGCATTTCCTGAGATTCAATGCCCTCGGCCACTAGCCGATAACCAAATTGGTCTCCTAACTGATGTAATGCTTTAACTAAAGAAATGTTGTTACTATTATTTTTTAATGAACGAACGAAGCTTCGATCTAACTTAATAAATTCAAACGGATAGTTATATAAAAAGTTAAACGATGATAAACCAGCACCATAATCATCAAGTGCTAATTTCACGCCAAACGCTTTTAATCGTTTTAAGCCCTTAAGTGCTAATTCTGTGTGTTGACTAAAGGCAGATTCATTAAATTCGAGAATTAATCGCTCTGGCTCGACTGTATTGCCTTTAATCAGCTGGATCAGCGCATTCAGTTGATTAGCTTGAGTAAGGTGACGACCGGATAAATTGACACCAATAAACGCATGCTGATATTCATGACTTGATTGCCAACTTTTTAGCTGCAAACACACTTGCTCTATCACCCAGATTTCAATTTCTAAGATCATGCCTGTTTCTTCTGCCATAAACAGAAATTCACTCGGCGTTAATAAACCTTTGGTTGGGTGTTGCCAGCGAAGTAACGCTTCAAATCCAAGAGTGCGGGTGAGCTCTAAATCAGAAATTTTTTGGTAATGTAACTCAAACTGTTTCTCTTTAATCGCGATGCGTAATTCTTGCTCAAGCGTCATGCTGGCAATTAACTGTTCCCGCATACTTTCATCAAAAAAGACATAACGACCACGTCCCAAACTTTTAGCCTGGTACATGGCTGCATCAGCATCACGCAAAATCTCATTGGTATCATTATAATGATTGCTACATAAGGCAATACCAATACTGGCATTGGAATACAGCACATGACCATTAATTTCAAATGGTTGCTCTATCGCAGAAATAATTCGTGACGCTACTTCTTCAACATCGTCCTGACAATGTAAAGAATCGAGTAAAATAACAAATTCATCACCACCTAAACGAGCAAGAATATCGTTATCGCGAACGCAATCCGATAGACGGGCAGCAATTTCGATTAAAAACTCATCGCCGGCATGATGCCCTAAGGTATCATTGATCATTTTAAAACGATCTAAATCAATAAAAAGTACAGCAAATCTATGGTTTGGATGACGCTTAACGTGTTTAATCGCATACGACAGTCGATCAGAAAACATCGCCCGATTTGGCAACTTAGTTAACGCATCATGATGAGCTTCAAAAAACAGCTGTTGCTCTGCTTTTTTCCGTTCCTCTATCTGCATACGCAAATTCAAATTAGTCGCTTGTAGCTCTTGGGTTCGCTGATTAATAATGCGCTCAAGCTCTTCCTTACTATGCTCAACGTCTTCCTGTGCTTTTTTCCGCATAATGGCAGAAGCGATATGCTGACTAACAAAGCGTATTAACTCAATATCATTTTCTTGATAAGCATAACTATCCTGATAATGCTGAATCGCCAGCACCCCGATAATATTATCCTGTTCCATTAACGGACAGCCCAACCAGGCTTTCGGTAATCGCTCACAAGGATAAGGACGGGAAAATGGGCTAACGGCTATTTCACCATCATGGCTAAGACGATATATTTGTCCTTCTCGGATCAAGATAGGTAAGCCGATTTCAATCGCTAACTCTGTTAAACCATTAGCTGGTTTTCTAGGCTCAGGGGGCGATAGCTTTTCATCCTGATAATAGGGGAATGATAATAACTGCTGTTGCTCAGATAACAATGCAATATATAAATTCTTCGCTGGCAACAAGCTGGCAACTTCTTTATGCAATGATGCATAAAAACTATCAATATCCTGATTGGCCGCGGATAACTCGGAAATCGCCAATAACGCTTTATGCGTTTTCACCGCTTTTTGACGTTCAGCAATTTCTTGCTGCAGCTTTTTATTAGTTTCTGTTAATTTTTGCGTCCGTTGACGAATATTTTGCTCTAACAGCTCTCGACTACGTACTCTATCTATTGCTGTCACTAAATGTTCTGCAATAAATTCAAGCAATTGGCAATCCCGGTCATCAAAATAAAGCTTTTCATCATAACTGGTTAAGGCAATCACTCCAATAACCTGACGGCCTCGACGTAATGGCACACCAAGCCAGTCAACACAGGCTGAGCCGTATAATACAATTTTTTCGGCGCGTGCTAACGCCATGCGTTCAGCTGAATTACAGTGAAGAGGTTCTTCTTGATTAAACACCATATTGGTTAAGCTTTGACGCCAATTATGGTTATCAAGATGCTCAAATATTCGTTCTTCTTTGGTATTCTGGCTATGGGCTAGTGATAACTGACGGGAGTCATTTAATAAAACAATATAGAAGCTGTCTGTGATCAATAGCGATTTGATCACCGACTCCAAAGCATGATAAAAAGACGACATGTTGGTAACAGTGCTTGCCAGTTCAGATAACTGTAACAGCCCTGATTGCATCGTTTTAACTTGTCGATACTTTTTTAACAACGATTTTAACTTAGGGAGTTGCTTCGTTGCTTGTGTATCCTTTTTCGCCCTTACTTCCATCTAAGGCTAGCCTATTCAGTTTTTATTGTTTTAATATCAGAAGCGGATAGTCTAACAAAATATATAACCATTACCAGAGGCTATGTATAAAAATTATGCAATTAATAAATTCTAGGGTAAAAAAAACCGGCAACAGCCGGTTTTTAGTAGATAAGATAAACTTAAGCAGCCATACCTGATTTCAGTTTATTCAAGGCATTTTTCTCTAACTGACGAACACGTTCAGCTGAGATCTGATATTTATCTGCTAATTCTTGCAAGGTACTTTTATCATCATTTAACCAACGGGTTTTAATGATATCCTGACTACGATCATCTAATGCTACTAATGCATTGGCCAAACGTTGATTGGCATGATCTTCCCAGTTACTTTCTTCAACCTGTTCCGCAATATCAGACTGCTTGTCTTCCAAATATTGGGCAGGTGCAAAACTCATACCTTGGCCACTATCGTCATCATCAGATGAAATTTCAAAGGTTTGGTCCTGACTAGTCATCCGAGATTCCATTTCTAACACGTCTTTCTCACTAACCCCCAGTGTTTCAGCAACGTTAGATACTTCATCATTGCTAAACCAACCTAAACGTTTTTTATTTTTACGAAGATTAAAAAATAATTTACGCTGTGCTTTAGTCGTTGCAACTTTAACGATACGCCAATTGCGCAGCACAAATTCATGAATTTCTGCTTTAATCCAATGAACAGCAAATGAAACCAAGCGCACCCCAACTTCAGGGTTAAAGCGTTTAACCGCTTTCATTAGCCCGACATTTCCTTCCTGAATTAAGTCCGCTTGTGGTAAACCATACCCGGCATAACCTTTCGCCACATGCACGACAAAGCGCAGATGCGACATAATCAATTCTTGAGCAGCTTGTAAGTCGTTTTCTTGATGTAAACGAGTTGCAAGCTCATGCTCTCTTTCAGCACTCAACATTGGAATGCTATAAGCTGATTGCACGTAGGCTTCAATGCTACCGCTTTGCGGTACCGTTAGCGCCATAGATTGCATAGTATCACTCATTTATAAAACCCTTTTCTTAGCTTGGCTCGCGATAATAACACGAACAAACAAATTGATCGACTACTTATCATCATTGAATAAAACAATCATTCGATGATTTAATACCCTATCTTACTAGACAGTGTAATACAATAAATGCTTTCAACAACTTGCCGATAAATTTGTATTATTTTGTTAATAACCGGACGATTTTACCTAATTAAAAACACGGCAAAATTAAGCACTATTTTCATTGTTACTTAAACTTAAGAAAAAATATGACGAGAACTTAAGCGCTGGCTTGGACTGATGGCATACTGGCTGTTAGTCAATTTCAGGCGTATTAATCCGCCGTAGGCTCTATTGCACGGATATGTTTACGAACTGAAAGATAGCTCCCAGCTAAGCCTAAGCTAACGGCTGCACCTATGAGCAATAACATTTCACTGCCATCTAAGCCTTGTAGCATAAAACTACTCTGATACAAGTCTGTTAATTTAGCTAACGAACCGGTCAGGTAAATAGCGAGCATTTCAACACATAAAACGGCAACCATCCCCCCAAGTACGCCATACCAGACACCGGAATACAAAAAGGGACGTTGAATAAAGCTATCGGTAGCGCCCACCAGTTTCATAACCGCTATGGCATCTCGCTGATTTAAAATGGCTAATCTAATGGTATTACCTATGATTAACACCACAGATAAACATAACAAGCTCGCTATGCCTAAAACAATATCTTCGATTAATTCAGTGACAGCTTCCAAACGGGTTAGCCATTCAAGATCCAGCTTTCCCTGGGCGACTTCTTTTTCATTCTCTAATTTCTGTAGCAACTCACCAGCTGCTTGCGCTTGACTGGCACGTTTTGTCGGCGTAACTAATATGGTTGCAGGTAACGGATTAGTTGATAAATACTCTAATGCTTGGCCAAAGCCGGATAAACGTTTAAATTCCTCTAACGCCTGATTCGCTGAAATGTACTTCACTTCTGCCACTTCTGGATACAAACGAATACGCTGCACTAAGTTTTTTGCTGCTTTATCTGTTACTGATAGCTTTAAAAAGACATTAATTTCAGAGGCTGAATCCCATTGTTCAGAGATAGCTTTAGCATTTTTGACAAACATGTGTAATGTTGCAGGCAAGGTCAGACTGATACCTAGCACCAAAATTGTCATCACTGAAGTAAAAGGAGTACGCCATAAATCTCCTAAGCTACCAATACCTTGTTGGAGATGACGCAATAAATAGGCAATCATTTTTCCAATCATACTGGTGTTCTGTTCGTGCATTTCCTGTGACAAGTTAGCCATATTATTCGCCTTGTAACCCCTCGAACAGACCGTCGTTAATCATCGCTCCCTGCTTTAAAGTCAACGTGCGGTATTTTAAACGGGCAATTAAACCAAGGTCATGGGTCGCGATTAGCACCGCTACACCGACATCATTAAATTCTTCAAATAATTTAATGATTTCCAGTGACAACTTAGGATCTAAATTACCTGTAGGTTCATCGGCAAGTAAAATAGGGGGCTTATTGACTAGCGCTCGAGCTATGCCAACACGTTGTTGTTCACCGCCGGAGAGCATATTAGGAAAACAACGAAGTTTATTTCCCAGGTGTACCTTATCGAGCGCAGCATCAACCCGCTTTTTAATTTCTTTATGACTACAACCCTCTATAATCAAAGGTAATGCAACATTATCAAATACGGTTCTATCCATCAGCAAGTTATGATTTTGAAAAATCATCCCGATACCGCGGCGCACATAAGGTATTTGTTGATAGGTAACTTGCGAGAGATCTATGCCATTAATATGGACACTACCGTTGCTCGGTTTCTCCATTAAGCTCATTAATTTTAATAACGTACTTTTACCGGCGCCTGAATGTCCGGTCAAAAATGCCATCTCTCCTGCGGCGATACTAAAGTTAACATTGTTTAATGCTACAATACCGCCGGGATATGTTTTGCTTACCTTATTAAAACGGATCATCTTTAATTATTCTTATAGTAATCGTTTAATAGCCTACATTGTGTTAAGCATTTTCATCACTAAACAGTGCTTCGATAAAATCACTACCGTTAAACGGTCTTAAATCATCAATGCCTTCACCAACCCCAAGGTAACGAATAGGAATACCATGCTTATCAGCAACCGCAAACACCACACCACCTTTAGCCGTGCCATCAAGCTTAGTTAAAGTTAACCCGGTTAAACCAACAGCTTGATCAAACAACTGCGTTTGACTTAAAGCATTTTGTCCGGTGCCAGCATCTATGGTTAGCATCACTTCATGTGGGGCATTTTGATCGAGCTTTTTCATTACCCGAACCACTTTCTTTAGCTCTTCCATTAGGTGATTTTTATTTTGTAAACGTCCAGCGGTATCTGCGATCAACACATCAACATTACGAGCTTTTGCCGCACTGATTGCATCAAAAATAACCGATGCACTGTCGGCACCTGTATGCTGAGCGATCACTGGAATATCATTGCGTTCACCCCAGACTTGTAACTGCTCAACTGCCGCGGCACGGAAAGTATCTCCAGCAGCTAGCATCACAGATTTCCCCTGCGCCTGAAATTGTTTAGCCAGTTTACCTATAGTGGTCGTTTTACCGACTCCATTAACCCCGACCATCAATATCACGTATGGTGAATCAGATTCTGGTATTTCTAACGGCTGATTAACCGGCTCAATCACCTTATTCAGCTCAGCTTTAAGTAAATCATATAAGGCTTCAGCATCTTTTAGCTCACTACGAGATGCTGATTCTGTCAACGAATCGATAATTTTCATCGTCGTTTCAACACCAACATCCGCCATTAATAAGTGAGTTTCTAATTCCTCAAATAATTCATCATCAATTTTTTTACCGCGGAACAGATCAAGTAATCCGCCACCTAAGTTTTGCCGTGTCTTAGTTAGTCCTTGCTTTAAGCGAGCAAAAAAACCAACTTTTGGCTCTGGCTCTGGCTCTGGCTCTGGCTCTGGCTCTGGCTCTGGCTCTGGCTCTGGCTCTGGCTCTGGCTCTGGCTCTGGCTCTGGCTCTGGCTCTGGCTCTGGCAAATCATTATTTGATGACGGTATCTGCTCCGCAAGTGTTTTTTCACTTGCTTCAGGCGCTTCTGATAATAGTTGCTCGTCTTCCGGAGTCTCAAGCGATTGCGTTTCTGCTTTTTCTTTTTGTCCACCTAGACCTAACCAGGAAAACATACCTTTCTTTTTCGACATATTTACATCTTCTTTGTGCTATCAATGACAATATTGATAGCCATCACTGTTGAAACAAGGATAAAATTGCCGCTATCTTAACACCTAAACTGTCGACAACAAACCAAAGTAGTTGAACTTATGCGCAAATCGAAAAATCGCTCAGCTAAACCAGAAAAAAACCGTCAACCAACGGGTAATATTCGAATCATTGCCGGTAAACATCGCGGTAGAA of Thalassotalea insulae contains these proteins:
- the tatC gene encoding twin-arginine translocase subunit TatC → MSSSSKQYTLFDHLLELRSRLLHAVLAVLVVFCSMIYFANDIYEYVSQPLLATMPEGGQMIATDVASSFFAPFKLTIVLALFISMPYILYQVWSFIAPGLYKNEKKLIAPLMFGSSFLFYGGIAFSYYVVFPIVFAFFTSVAPEGVNIATDISSYLDFVLKLFFAFGIAFEIPIVIILMCWTGFTDPYSLRKKRPYIVVGAFVIGMLLTPPDVISQTLLAVPMLLLFELGVFISSIYYKEDDEQSTEEVNHE
- the tatB gene encoding Sec-independent protein translocase protein TatB; this encodes MFDIGFWELLLISVIGLVVLGPERLPVAIRTVRAWISGVKNFSNSVKTELTEELRIQELHANLKKAEQSNLENLSPEVAQSLKTLQEAAESVQQPYKKEPSQPEDITSAKKKESDN
- the tatA gene encoding Sec-independent protein translocase subunit TatA yields the protein MGGISIWQLVIIAVIVILLFGTKKLRNLGSDLGSAVKGFKKAVSDEDKADKEKDALTDNSAENVNADAKEKDKV
- a CDS encoding sensor domain-containing phosphodiesterase → MEVRAKKDTQATKQLPKLKSLLKKYRQVKTMQSGLLQLSELASTVTNMSSFYHALESVIKSLLITDSFYIVLLNDSRQLSLAHSQNTKEERIFEHLDNHNWRQSLTNMVFNQEEPLHCNSAERMALARAEKIVLYGSACVDWLGVPLRRGRQVIGVIALTSYDEKLYFDDRDCQLLEFIAEHLVTAIDRVRSRELLEQNIRQRTQKLTETNKKLQQEIAERQKAVKTHKALLAISELSAANQDIDSFYASLHKEVASLLPAKNLYIALLSEQQQLLSFPYYQDEKLSPPEPRKPANGLTELAIEIGLPILIREGQIYRLSHDGEIAVSPFSRPYPCERLPKAWLGCPLMEQDNIIGVLAIQHYQDSYAYQENDIELIRFVSQHIASAIMRKKAQEDVEHSKEELERIINQRTQELQATNLNLRMQIEERKKAEQQLFFEAHHDALTKLPNRAMFSDRLSYAIKHVKRHPNHRFAVLFIDLDRFKMINDTLGHHAGDEFLIEIAARLSDCVRDNDILARLGGDEFVILLDSLHCQDDVEEVASRIISAIEQPFEINGHVLYSNASIGIALCSNHYNDTNEILRDADAAMYQAKSLGRGRYVFFDESMREQLIASMTLEQELRIAIKEKQFELHYQKISDLELTRTLGFEALLRWQHPTKGLLTPSEFLFMAEETGMILEIEIWVIEQVCLQLKSWQSSHEYQHAFIGVNLSGRHLTQANQLNALIQLIKGNTVEPERLILEFNESAFSQHTELALKGLKRLKAFGVKLALDDYGAGLSSFNFLYNYPFEFIKLDRSFVRSLKNNSNNISLVKALHQLGDQFGYRLVAEGIESQEMLDRLQQAGCEFGQGYHINRPGRIVDESELIDDLPKVSA
- the rpoH gene encoding RNA polymerase sigma factor RpoH, whose product is MSDTMQSMALTVPQSGSIEAYVQSAYSIPMLSAEREHELATRLHQENDLQAAQELIMSHLRFVVHVAKGYAGYGLPQADLIQEGNVGLMKAVKRFNPEVGVRLVSFAVHWIKAEIHEFVLRNWRIVKVATTKAQRKLFFNLRKNKKRLGWFSNDEVSNVAETLGVSEKDVLEMESRMTSQDQTFEISSDDDDSGQGMSFAPAQYLEDKQSDIAEQVEESNWEDHANQRLANALVALDDRSQDIIKTRWLNDDKSTLQELADKYQISAERVRQLEKNALNKLKSGMAA
- the ftsX gene encoding permease-like cell division protein FtsX, producing MANLSQEMHEQNTSMIGKMIAYLLRHLQQGIGSLGDLWRTPFTSVMTILVLGISLTLPATLHMFVKNAKAISEQWDSASEINVFLKLSVTDKAAKNLVQRIRLYPEVAEVKYISANQALEEFKRLSGFGQALEYLSTNPLPATILVTPTKRASQAQAAGELLQKLENEKEVAQGKLDLEWLTRLEAVTELIEDIVLGIASLLCLSVVLIIGNTIRLAILNQRDAIAVMKLVGATDSFIQRPFLYSGVWYGVLGGMVAVLCVEMLAIYLTGSLAKLTDLYQSSFMLQGLDGSEMLLLIGAAVSLGLAGSYLSVRKHIRAIEPTAD
- the ftsE gene encoding cell division ATP-binding protein FtsE; protein product: MIRFNKVSKTYPGGIVALNNVNFSIAAGEMAFLTGHSGAGKSTLLKLMSLMEKPSNGSVHINGIDLSQVTYQQIPYVRRGIGMIFQNHNLLMDRTVFDNVALPLIIEGCSHKEIKKRVDAALDKVHLGNKLRCFPNMLSGGEQQRVGIARALVNKPPILLADEPTGNLDPKLSLEIIKLFEEFNDVGVAVLIATHDLGLIARLKYRTLTLKQGAMINDGLFEGLQGE
- the ftsY gene encoding signal recognition particle-docking protein FtsY, with the protein product MSKKKGMFSWLGLGGQKEKAETQSLETPEDEQLLSEAPEASEKTLAEQIPSSNNDLPEPEPEPEPEPEPEPEPEPEPEPEPEPEPEPEPEPKVGFFARLKQGLTKTRQNLGGGLLDLFRGKKIDDELFEELETHLLMADVGVETTMKIIDSLTESASRSELKDAEALYDLLKAELNKVIEPVNQPLEIPESDSPYVILMVGVNGVGKTTTIGKLAKQFQAQGKSVMLAAGDTFRAAAVEQLQVWGERNDIPVIAQHTGADSASVIFDAISAAKARNVDVLIADTAGRLQNKNHLMEELKKVVRVMKKLDQNAPHEVMLTIDAGTGQNALSQTQLFDQAVGLTGLTLTKLDGTAKGGVVFAVADKHGIPIRYLGVGEGIDDLRPFNGSDFIEALFSDENA